A genomic region of Xanthomonas campestris pv. phormiicola contains the following coding sequences:
- a CDS encoding glutaminyl-peptide cyclotransferase encodes MSRIASPLLLAALLFPSLCSAAEAIPIQGYTVVRTYPHDTGAFTEGLLYLHGHLYESTGELGHSGVRKVALDSGRVLQQVDTPPPYYGEGIVAWHDRLIQLTWRNQQGFVYDLSTLALRTRFAYAGEGWALTSDGSSLYMSDGTASIRRLDPQTLQQVGSIQVSARGKPLDNLNELEWVKGDLLANVWLTSRIARIDPASGKVIAWIDLQALVPAAETLTDPGNDVLNGIAYDAEHDRLFVTGKRWPKLYEIRLAALPHADAKGN; translated from the coding sequence ATGTCGCGCATCGCCTCCCCCCTGCTGCTTGCCGCCCTCCTGTTCCCCTCGCTGTGCAGCGCCGCCGAGGCGATTCCGATCCAGGGCTATACGGTCGTGCGCACCTATCCGCACGACACTGGCGCCTTCACCGAGGGCCTGCTCTATCTGCACGGACACCTGTACGAAAGCACCGGCGAACTCGGCCATTCCGGCGTGCGCAAGGTCGCCCTGGACAGCGGGCGCGTGCTGCAGCAGGTCGATACGCCGCCCCCGTACTACGGCGAAGGCATCGTGGCCTGGCACGACCGGCTGATCCAACTGACCTGGCGCAACCAGCAGGGCTTCGTCTACGACCTGTCCACGCTCGCCCTGCGAACCCGCTTCGCCTACGCCGGTGAGGGCTGGGCGCTGACCAGCGACGGCAGCAGCCTGTACATGAGCGATGGCACCGCCAGCATCCGCCGCCTCGATCCGCAGACGCTGCAGCAGGTCGGCAGCATCCAGGTCAGCGCGCGCGGCAAGCCGCTGGACAATCTCAACGAACTGGAATGGGTGAAGGGCGACCTGTTGGCGAACGTCTGGCTGACCTCGCGCATCGCACGAATCGATCCGGCCAGCGGCAAGGTGATCGCCTGGATCGACCTGCAAGCGCTGGTGCCGGCCGCCGAGACGCTGACCGATCCAGGCAACGACGTGCTCAACGGCATCGCCTACGACGCCGAACACGACCGTCTGTTCGTCACCGGCAAACGCTGGCCGAAGCTGTACGAAATCCGCCTGGCAGCGTTGCCGCACGCGGACGCCAAGGGCAACTGA
- a CDS encoding amidohydrolase encodes MHPNPDLRISLIQGDTRWHDPAGNRAHYAELLAPLAGATDLVILPETFTSGFSNEALDQAEGMDGPTVAWIREQAARLGAAVTGSVQLRVPGEDGAAKVFNRLLWATPDGALQHYDKRHLFRYANEHQRYAAGRERLCVDWKGWRINPQVCYDLRFPVFCRNRYDVERPGQLDFDLQIFVANWPSARAYPWRTLLRARAIENLCFVAAVNRVGEDGNGLHYAGDSAVIDFLGQPQLEIREREQVATTTISATALAAHRARFPAMLDADTFTLGD; translated from the coding sequence ATGCACCCCAACCCCGATCTACGCATCTCCCTGATCCAAGGCGACACCCGCTGGCACGATCCGGCCGGCAATCGCGCGCACTACGCCGAGTTGCTGGCGCCGCTGGCCGGGGCGACCGATCTGGTGATCCTGCCGGAAACCTTCACCAGCGGTTTCTCCAACGAGGCGCTGGACCAGGCCGAGGGCATGGACGGGCCGACCGTGGCCTGGATCCGCGAGCAGGCGGCGCGGCTGGGCGCGGCGGTGACCGGCAGCGTGCAGTTGCGCGTGCCCGGCGAGGACGGCGCCGCAAAGGTGTTCAACCGCCTGCTGTGGGCCACGCCCGACGGCGCACTGCAGCACTACGACAAGCGCCACCTGTTCCGCTACGCCAACGAGCACCAGCGCTATGCTGCCGGGCGCGAGCGGCTGTGCGTGGACTGGAAGGGCTGGCGGATCAATCCGCAGGTCTGCTACGACCTGCGCTTCCCGGTGTTCTGCCGCAACCGCTACGACGTCGAGCGCCCGGGCCAGCTCGACTTCGACCTGCAGATCTTCGTCGCCAACTGGCCGTCGGCGCGCGCCTATCCGTGGCGCACGCTGCTGCGCGCGCGCGCGATCGAGAACCTGTGCTTCGTGGCCGCGGTCAACCGCGTCGGCGAGGACGGCAACGGCCTGCACTATGCCGGCGACAGCGCGGTGATCGACTTCCTCGGCCAGCCGCAGCTGGAGATCCGCGAGCGCGAGCAGGTGGCCACCACCACGATCTCGGCGACGGCGCTGGCCGCGCACCGCGCGCGCTTCCCGGCGATGCTCGACGCCGACACCTTCACGCTGGGCGATTAG
- a CDS encoding pyridoxal phosphate-dependent aminotransferase — MHPQTKLPKVGTTIFTVMSQLAAEHGAVNLGQGFPDFAAPARLIDTLAQAMREGHNQYPPMTGVPVLRQAIAGKALRCYGAQVDPDTEVTVTSGATEALFNAIHAVVRPGEEVIVLDPAYDSYEPAIDLAGARAVHVPLDPQSFAVDWERVRAAITPRTRLLILNSPHNPSGAMLGADDLQAVADLLRGSDIFLISDEVYEHIVFDGRRHESVLRWPELRQRAFVVSSFGKTYHCTGWKIGYAIAPPALSAEFRKVHQYNTFTSFGPAQYAFAAMIRDEPEHDEQLGAFYQAKRDRFREQLLTTRLKPLPVPGGYFQLVDYSAISDLPDTEFVKWLTIEKGVAAIPLSPFYQTPPPGQRLARLCFAKNEATLDAAIERLRRL; from the coding sequence ATGCACCCGCAGACCAAGCTGCCCAAGGTGGGCACCACCATCTTCACCGTGATGTCGCAACTGGCCGCCGAGCACGGTGCGGTCAACCTGGGCCAGGGTTTTCCCGACTTCGCCGCGCCGGCGCGGCTGATCGACACGCTCGCCCAGGCGATGCGCGAGGGCCACAACCAGTATCCGCCGATGACCGGGGTGCCGGTGCTGCGCCAGGCGATCGCCGGCAAGGCGCTGCGCTGCTACGGCGCGCAGGTCGATCCGGACACCGAGGTCACGGTGACCAGCGGCGCCACCGAGGCGCTGTTCAACGCCATCCACGCGGTGGTGCGGCCGGGCGAGGAGGTGATCGTGCTGGACCCGGCCTACGACAGCTACGAGCCGGCGATCGACCTGGCCGGCGCGCGTGCGGTGCACGTGCCGCTGGACCCGCAGAGCTTCGCGGTGGACTGGGAGCGGGTGCGCGCGGCGATCACCCCGCGCACGCGGCTGCTGATCCTCAACAGCCCGCACAACCCGTCCGGCGCGATGCTCGGCGCCGACGACCTGCAGGCGGTCGCCGACCTGCTGCGCGGCAGCGACATCTTCCTGATCTCCGACGAGGTCTACGAGCACATCGTGTTCGACGGCCGCCGCCACGAATCGGTGCTGCGCTGGCCGGAACTGCGCCAACGCGCCTTCGTCGTCTCCAGCTTCGGCAAGACCTACCACTGCACCGGCTGGAAGATCGGCTACGCGATCGCGCCGCCGGCGCTGAGCGCCGAATTCCGCAAGGTCCACCAGTACAACACCTTCACCAGCTTCGGCCCGGCCCAGTACGCCTTCGCCGCGATGATCCGCGACGAACCCGAGCACGACGAACAGCTCGGTGCGTTCTACCAGGCCAAGCGCGACCGCTTCCGCGAACAGTTGCTGACCACCCGGCTCAAGCCATTGCCGGTGCCGGGCGGCTACTTCCAGCTGGTCGATTACTCGGCCATCAGCGACCTGCCCGACACCGAGTTCGTGAAGTGGCTGACCATCGAGAAGGGCGTGGCGGCGATCCCGCTGTCGCCGTTCTACCAGACCCCGCCGCCGGGCCAGCGCCTGGCCCGGCTGTGCTTCGCCAAGAACGAAGCGACGCTGGATGCGGCGATTGAGCGATTGCGGCGTCTCTGA
- the ccmA gene encoding heme ABC exporter ATP-binding protein CcmA, with product MTDPLHSPPPLLAAHGLTFARDDAAVFGPLDFHLDAGEALLVQGDNGAGKTTLLRVLVGLLRAEAGRIEIDGRPVRRGDRARYMAYLGHLGALKADLSTLENLHYLCGLQGRRAKQMPGSALAIVGLAGYEDTLVRQLSAGQKKRLALARVWLSPAPLWLLDEPYANLDLDGITLVNRMIAAHLRSGGAALVTTHGAYAAPPVRTRMLSLSGVAA from the coding sequence ATGACCGATCCGCTGCATTCCCCGCCGCCGCTGCTGGCCGCGCACGGGCTCACCTTCGCCCGCGACGACGCCGCCGTGTTCGGCCCGCTGGACTTCCATCTGGACGCGGGCGAGGCGCTGCTGGTGCAGGGCGACAACGGCGCCGGCAAGACCACCCTGCTGCGGGTGCTGGTCGGGCTGCTGCGCGCCGAGGCCGGGCGCATCGAGATCGACGGCCGCCCGGTGCGCCGCGGCGACCGCGCGCGCTACATGGCCTACCTGGGCCACCTGGGCGCGCTGAAGGCGGACCTGAGCACGCTGGAGAACCTGCACTACCTGTGCGGCCTGCAGGGCCGCCGCGCCAAGCAGATGCCGGGCAGCGCGCTGGCCATCGTCGGCCTGGCCGGCTACGAGGACACGCTGGTGCGGCAGCTGTCGGCCGGGCAGAAGAAGCGCCTGGCGCTGGCCCGTGTGTGGCTGTCGCCGGCGCCGCTGTGGCTGCTCGACGAGCCCTACGCCAACCTCGACCTGGACGGCATCACCCTGGTCAACCGGATGATCGCCGCGCACCTGCGCAGCGGCGGCGCGGCGCTGGTCACCACCCATGGCGCCTACGCCGCGCCGCCGGTGCGCACGCGCATGCTGAGCCTGAGCGGGGTGGCCGCATGA
- the ccmB gene encoding heme exporter protein CcmB, with protein MSLAAPVPSLWQATRALLLRDLRLLWRRRGDALQPALFALLIVALFALALGNQPRLLGEVAGAALWLAALLAGLLALDSLFRGDAEDGSLEQWLLAPVPLAWLVLVRVLLHWLTTALPLIVATPLLGELLHLPHDRMPVLLASLALGTPLLSLIGAVVAALTVSMKRAGILVALLALPLYVPVLVFGAGSVAAAAQGLDPDGGLLLLAAGLVLGLVLAPLAAAAAIRISLS; from the coding sequence ATGAGCCTGGCCGCACCGGTGCCCTCGCTGTGGCAGGCCACCCGCGCGCTGTTGCTGCGCGACCTGCGCCTGCTGTGGCGGCGCCGCGGCGATGCGCTGCAACCGGCGCTGTTCGCGCTGCTGATCGTGGCCCTGTTCGCGCTGGCGCTGGGCAACCAGCCGCGCCTGCTCGGCGAGGTCGCCGGCGCCGCGCTGTGGCTGGCGGCGCTGCTGGCCGGACTGCTGGCGCTGGACAGCCTGTTCCGCGGCGACGCCGAGGACGGCTCGCTGGAACAGTGGCTGCTGGCGCCGGTGCCGCTGGCCTGGCTGGTGCTGGTGCGGGTGCTGCTGCACTGGCTGACCACCGCGCTGCCGCTGATCGTGGCCACCCCGCTGCTCGGCGAATTGCTGCACCTGCCGCATGACCGCATGCCGGTGCTGCTGGCATCGTTGGCGCTCGGCACGCCGCTGCTGAGCCTGATCGGCGCGGTGGTGGCGGCGCTGACGGTGAGCATGAAGCGCGCCGGGATCCTGGTCGCGCTGCTGGCGCTGCCGCTGTACGTGCCGGTGCTGGTGTTCGGCGCCGGCAGCGTGGCCGCGGCGGCGCAGGGCCTGGACCCCGACGGCGGCCTGCTGCTGCTGGCGGCCGGGCTGGTGCTGGGCCTGGTGCTGGCGCCGCTGGCGGCGGCGGCGGCGATCCGGATCTCGTTGAGTTGA
- the ccmC gene encoding heme ABC transporter permease CcmC: MSSVVRWFHQLGSPPAFDRFAARWTPWCYLAALLLGGLGIWQALFVVPADRLQSDAFRILYIHVPSAWMSLFVFALMALYAAIAQVWRIKLCEVLAMACAPIGAAFTLITLLTGSIWGKPMWGAWWDWDPRLTTELILLFLYIGVMGLYLAIEDRRNAARAAGLLAIVGVVLLPVIRYSVVWWNSLHQGQTIRLFGQSSMDPSMLPPLWLMLAATKFWFAGSLLARARADNLRREAGKDWVAKLAETRA; encoded by the coding sequence ATGTCCTCCGTCGTCCGCTGGTTCCACCAACTCGGTTCGCCCCCCGCCTTCGACCGCTTCGCCGCGCGCTGGACGCCGTGGTGCTATCTGGCCGCGCTGCTGCTGGGCGGGCTGGGGATCTGGCAGGCGCTGTTCGTGGTACCGGCCGACCGCCTGCAGAGCGACGCCTTCCGCATCCTCTACATCCACGTGCCCAGCGCCTGGATGAGCCTGTTCGTGTTCGCGCTGATGGCGCTGTACGCGGCGATCGCGCAGGTGTGGCGGATCAAGCTGTGCGAGGTGCTGGCGATGGCCTGCGCGCCGATCGGCGCCGCCTTCACCCTGATCACCCTGCTGACCGGCAGCATCTGGGGCAAGCCGATGTGGGGCGCGTGGTGGGACTGGGACCCGCGCCTGACCACCGAACTGATCCTGCTGTTCCTGTACATCGGGGTGATGGGCCTGTACCTGGCGATCGAGGACCGCCGCAACGCCGCGCGCGCGGCCGGGCTGCTGGCCATCGTCGGGGTGGTGCTGCTGCCGGTGATCCGCTATTCGGTGGTGTGGTGGAACTCGCTGCACCAGGGCCAGACCATCCGCCTGTTCGGCCAGTCGAGCATGGACCCGAGCATGCTGCCGCCGCTGTGGCTGATGCTGGCGGCGACCAAGTTCTGGTTCGCCGGCTCGCTGCTGGCGCGCGCGCGCGCCGACAACCTGCGTCGCGAGGCGGGCAAGGACTGGGTGGCGAAACTGGCGGAGACGCGCGCATGA
- a CDS encoding heme exporter protein CcmD, whose product MNYLPYVVGAYAVFAGVLLADFVLARLQLRGALRAARLRAQRKQQPKPDPATLDLSR is encoded by the coding sequence ATGAACTACCTGCCCTACGTGGTCGGCGCCTATGCGGTGTTCGCCGGCGTGCTGCTCGCCGACTTCGTGCTGGCGCGGCTGCAGCTGCGCGGCGCCTTGCGCGCGGCGCGACTGCGCGCGCAACGCAAGCAGCAGCCCAAGCCCGACCCGGCCACGCTGGACCTGAGCCGATGA
- the ccmE gene encoding cytochrome c maturation protein CcmE, which yields MTPQRKRRLLLLMLLVLAAGLTTTLVAMALQRNTAYLYTPAEVLAGKTGEHARFRLGGMVEKGSFQRAPGSLLARFRVTDGDAQLTVSYDRILPDLFREGQAVVATGRMHDGVFVAEDVLAKHDETYMPKELEEKMGSAHRKHAVAEAAR from the coding sequence ATGACCCCGCAACGCAAGCGCCGCCTGCTGCTGTTGATGCTGCTGGTGCTGGCCGCCGGCCTGACCACCACGCTGGTGGCGATGGCCCTGCAGCGCAACACCGCCTATCTGTACACCCCGGCCGAAGTGCTGGCCGGCAAGACCGGCGAGCACGCGCGCTTCCGCCTCGGCGGCATGGTCGAGAAAGGCTCGTTCCAGCGCGCGCCCGGTTCGCTGCTGGCGCGGTTCCGGGTCACCGACGGCGATGCGCAGCTGACCGTCAGCTACGACCGGATCCTGCCCGACCTGTTCCGCGAAGGCCAGGCGGTGGTGGCTACCGGGCGCATGCACGACGGCGTGTTCGTGGCCGAGGACGTGCTGGCCAAGCACGACGAGACCTACATGCCCAAGGAACTGGAAGAGAAAATGGGCAGTGCGCACCGCAAGCACGCTGTGGCGGAGGCGGCGCGGTGA
- a CDS encoding heme lyase CcmF/NrfE family subunit, with amino-acid sequence MLPELGQVLLILALLAALLQAAVPLAGAHRGDARWMAVARPAAFAQLALVAGAFAALTHAFLVQDFSVAYVAENSNSLLPLIYRYSAVWGAHEGSLLLWTLILALWTGAVALCSRSLPAPVVARVIGTLALVSLGFLAFLLFTSNPFARLLPAPLEGRDLNPLLQDPGLVIHPPLLYAGYVGFAVPFAFAIAALLDGHVDARWLRWTRPWTNVAWGFLTIGIALGSWWAYYELGWGGWWFWDPVENASFMPWLAGAALLHSQAVTEKRGSFTAWTLLLAIAAFSLSLLGTFLVRSGVLTSVHSFAADPGRGLFILVFLSLVCGGALLLYALRGGRLGAGAGDARQRFAASSRETLLLANNLLLTCACAMVLLGTLYPLLADALGLGKLSVGPPYFGTLFVVLMAPLVALLPFGPLTRWQREQPSRPLALLAPWAGLALLAGVLGFFLAPQGPWKTAAGVAGAAWVLLGTARFVWSRLQLKGSRFTAEMLGMTLAHAGIAVFLTGALLVEALDQQREVALAPGQSLQMGRYRFEFQSLDQIRGPNYLSERAHVQVLRDDRPLALLHPEKRVYASGGQSLSEAGIHPGLFGDVYIALGEPLGGNAWAMRLHVKPFVRWIWLGAALMALGGFVTAGDRRFRRSPEKS; translated from the coding sequence ATGCTCCCTGAACTCGGCCAGGTCCTGCTGATCCTCGCCCTGCTCGCCGCGCTGCTGCAGGCGGCAGTGCCGCTGGCCGGCGCGCACCGCGGCGACGCGCGCTGGATGGCGGTGGCGCGGCCGGCCGCGTTCGCGCAGCTGGCGCTGGTCGCCGGCGCCTTCGCGGCGCTGACCCATGCGTTCCTGGTGCAGGATTTCTCGGTGGCCTACGTGGCCGAGAACTCCAACTCGCTGCTGCCGCTGATCTATCGCTATTCGGCGGTGTGGGGCGCGCACGAAGGCTCGCTGCTGCTGTGGACGCTGATCCTGGCGCTGTGGACCGGCGCGGTGGCGCTGTGCTCGCGCAGCCTGCCGGCGCCGGTGGTGGCGCGGGTGATCGGCACGCTGGCGCTGGTCAGCCTGGGGTTTCTGGCGTTCCTGCTGTTCACCTCCAACCCGTTCGCGCGGCTGCTGCCGGCGCCGCTGGAAGGCCGCGACCTCAATCCGCTGCTGCAGGATCCGGGCCTGGTGATCCACCCACCGCTGCTGTACGCGGGCTACGTCGGCTTCGCGGTGCCGTTCGCGTTCGCGATCGCCGCGCTGCTCGACGGCCATGTCGATGCGCGCTGGCTGCGCTGGACGCGGCCATGGACCAACGTGGCCTGGGGCTTCCTGACCATCGGCATCGCGCTGGGCAGCTGGTGGGCGTACTACGAGCTGGGCTGGGGCGGCTGGTGGTTCTGGGACCCGGTGGAGAACGCCAGCTTCATGCCGTGGCTGGCCGGCGCGGCGCTGCTGCATTCGCAGGCGGTGACCGAAAAGCGCGGCAGCTTCACCGCGTGGACGCTGCTGCTGGCGATCGCCGCGTTCTCGCTGTCGCTGCTGGGCACGTTCCTGGTGCGCTCGGGCGTGTTGACCAGCGTGCACTCCTTCGCCGCCGATCCCGGCCGCGGGCTGTTCATCCTGGTGTTCCTGAGCCTGGTCTGCGGCGGTGCGCTGCTGCTGTACGCGCTGCGCGGCGGGCGCCTCGGCGCCGGCGCCGGCGACGCACGCCAGCGCTTCGCCGCGTCCTCGCGCGAGACCCTGCTGCTGGCCAACAACCTGCTGCTGACCTGCGCCTGCGCGATGGTGCTGCTGGGCACGCTGTATCCGCTGCTGGCCGACGCACTGGGGCTGGGCAAGCTGTCGGTCGGCCCGCCCTACTTCGGTACCCTGTTCGTGGTGCTGATGGCGCCGCTGGTGGCGCTGCTGCCGTTCGGTCCGCTGACCCGCTGGCAGCGCGAACAGCCGTCGCGGCCGCTGGCGCTGCTGGCGCCGTGGGCCGGGCTGGCGCTGCTGGCCGGCGTGCTCGGTTTCTTCCTGGCCCCGCAGGGACCGTGGAAGACCGCCGCCGGCGTGGCCGGCGCGGCCTGGGTGCTGCTCGGCACCGCGCGCTTCGTGTGGAGCCGCTTGCAGCTCAAGGGCAGCCGCTTCACCGCCGAGATGCTGGGCATGACCCTGGCGCATGCCGGCATCGCGGTGTTCCTGACCGGCGCGCTGCTGGTGGAAGCGCTGGACCAGCAACGCGAAGTGGCGCTGGCGCCGGGGCAGAGCCTGCAGATGGGCCGCTACCGCTTCGAATTCCAGAGCCTGGACCAGATCCGCGGCCCCAACTATCTGTCCGAACGCGCGCACGTGCAGGTGCTGCGCGACGACCGTCCGCTGGCGCTGCTGCATCCGGAAAAGCGCGTCTACGCCAGCGGCGGGCAGAGCCTGAGCGAGGCCGGCATCCATCCCGGCCTGTTCGGCGACGTCTATATCGCCCTGGGCGAACCGCTGGGCGGCAACGCCTGGGCGATGCGCCTGCATGTCAAACCGTTCGTTCGCTGGATCTGGCTCGGCGCGGCGCTGATGGCGCTGGGCGGCTTCGTCACCGCCGGCGACCGGCGCTTCCGTCGTTCCCCGGAGAAATCCTGA
- a CDS encoding DsbE family thiol:disulfide interchange protein translates to MMSAPAPRRLPLPAIVLGALFFLGLLALMFYAVQRSGVADRDALPSALIGKPAPAFDLPVLHDASLRVRSAELRGAPYVLNVWGSWCATCREEHPVLTRFALTKRVRVIGYDWKDTREDALHWLEQLGNPFFVVLFDPDGRTAIDWGVAAAPETFLVDARGVVRWKHSGALTDQIVRDELLPALLQAERDAPTARQGRAAP, encoded by the coding sequence CTGATGTCCGCTCCCGCTCCCCGCCGCCTGCCGCTGCCCGCCATCGTGCTCGGTGCCCTGTTCTTCCTCGGCCTGCTGGCGCTGATGTTCTATGCGGTGCAACGTTCCGGGGTGGCCGATCGCGATGCGCTGCCGTCGGCGCTGATCGGCAAGCCGGCGCCGGCGTTCGACCTGCCGGTGCTGCACGACGCCTCGCTCCGCGTGCGCAGCGCCGAACTGCGCGGTGCGCCGTATGTGCTCAACGTGTGGGGCAGCTGGTGCGCCACCTGCCGCGAGGAACACCCGGTGCTGACCCGCTTCGCGCTGACCAAGCGCGTGCGGGTGATCGGCTACGACTGGAAGGACACCCGCGAAGACGCGCTGCACTGGCTGGAGCAGTTGGGCAATCCGTTCTTCGTGGTGCTGTTCGATCCGGACGGACGCACCGCGATCGACTGGGGAGTGGCCGCGGCGCCGGAGACCTTCCTGGTCGACGCGCGCGGCGTGGTGCGCTGGAAGCATTCCGGTGCGTTGACCGACCAGATCGTGCGGGACGAACTGCTGCCGGCGCTGCTGCAGGCCGAACGCGACGCGCCGACCGCCAGGCAGGGCCGGGCCGCACCGTGA
- a CDS encoding cytochrome c-type biogenesis protein CcmH — protein MTRRWLALLLVLLACAGHAGAQPVADPTPLAYRSAAEEARFHALTAELRCVQCQNQSLADSHAQIALDLRREVLQLMQQGRSDAQIKRFLVDRYGEFVLYRPQVEARTWLLWFGPLLLLGAGALGLVWIVRRRAPAGAAPPAQDEQEW, from the coding sequence GTGACGCGCCGTTGGCTCGCGCTGCTGCTGGTGCTGCTGGCGTGCGCCGGGCACGCCGGCGCGCAGCCGGTGGCCGACCCGACCCCGCTGGCGTACCGCTCCGCGGCCGAGGAAGCGCGCTTCCATGCACTGACCGCCGAACTGCGCTGCGTGCAGTGCCAGAACCAGTCGCTGGCCGACTCGCATGCGCAGATCGCGCTGGACCTGCGCCGCGAAGTGCTGCAACTGATGCAGCAGGGGCGTTCGGACGCGCAGATCAAGCGCTTCCTGGTCGATCGCTACGGCGAGTTCGTGCTGTACCGGCCGCAGGTGGAAGCGCGCACCTGGCTGCTGTGGTTCGGGCCGTTGCTGCTGCTCGGCGCCGGCGCACTGGGCCTGGTCTGGATCGTGCGCCGCCGCGCACCGGCCGGCGCTGCGCCGCCGGCGCAGGACGAACAGGAATGGTGA
- a CDS encoding tetratricopeptide repeat protein: MLSWGMHAAVAVLAALVFGAVLWPLRRGRGGTLLLAVAALALGVAAAALYALVGSPRALQAQNREAPRNLEDGVAQLQAALAKDPGRAEGWALLARSQMSLGRPGEAAAAFARAVQLAPDEAQWLVQAAEARALATPQRQFDAQGVAWLRHALQVEPNNERAAWFLGIAQRQRGQHAEAAATWEALLPRVDAATAAALRPQIDAARADAGLPALPAAVPAATATAAASAMAAPNPSAASAPAAAGTLTVAVSLDPGFAARVRLRGDASVFVIARVPGGPPMPVAVQKHALQSLPLRVTLSDSDSPMPTQKLSQLKQVQVLARLSNSGNAMRQEGDLESAPVTVTLPTATPVELVIGKP, translated from the coding sequence ATGCTGAGCTGGGGCATGCATGCCGCCGTCGCGGTCCTGGCCGCGCTGGTGTTCGGCGCGGTGCTGTGGCCGTTGCGGCGCGGCCGCGGCGGCACGCTGCTGCTCGCCGTTGCGGCGCTGGCGCTGGGCGTGGCCGCCGCCGCGCTGTATGCGCTGGTCGGCTCGCCGCGCGCGCTGCAGGCGCAGAATCGCGAGGCGCCACGCAATCTGGAAGACGGCGTGGCGCAGCTGCAGGCGGCGCTGGCCAAGGATCCAGGTCGCGCCGAAGGCTGGGCGCTGCTGGCGCGCTCGCAGATGTCGCTGGGCCGCCCCGGCGAGGCCGCCGCCGCGTTCGCACGCGCGGTGCAGCTGGCGCCGGACGAAGCGCAGTGGCTGGTGCAGGCGGCCGAAGCGCGCGCGCTGGCCACGCCGCAGCGCCAGTTCGACGCGCAAGGCGTCGCCTGGCTGCGGCATGCCTTGCAGGTCGAACCGAACAACGAGCGTGCCGCCTGGTTCCTGGGCATCGCGCAGCGCCAGCGCGGCCAGCACGCCGAGGCCGCGGCGACCTGGGAGGCGCTGCTGCCGCGCGTGGATGCGGCCACCGCCGCCGCGCTGCGCCCGCAGATCGACGCCGCGCGCGCCGATGCCGGGTTGCCGGCGCTGCCCGCCGCTGTGCCAGCCGCAACGGCGACGGCCGCGGCAAGCGCAATGGCCGCGCCGAACCCCAGCGCCGCGTCGGCACCCGCCGCTGCCGGCACGCTCACCGTTGCGGTGTCGCTGGATCCAGGATTCGCCGCACGCGTGCGCCTGCGCGGCGACGCCAGCGTGTTCGTCATCGCACGCGTGCCCGGCGGCCCGCCGATGCCGGTCGCGGTGCAGAAACATGCGCTGCAATCGCTGCCGCTGCGCGTGACCCTGAGCGACAGCGACAGCCCGATGCCGACGCAGAAGCTGTCGCAACTCAAGCAGGTGCAGGTGCTGGCGCGGCTCTCCAACAGCGGCAACGCGATGCGCCAGGAAGGCGACCTGGAATCGGCACCGGTGACGGTGACGCTGCCGACGGCGACACCGGTGGAGTTGGTGATCGGGAAGCCGTGA